In Duganella zoogloeoides, a single genomic region encodes these proteins:
- the radA gene encoding DNA repair protein RadA, producing the protein MAKAKTNFVCTECGNIATKWTGQCSACQQWNTMVESVVEQGGNNRYSQPQHLALAQTAPVLSLADIDAIDVPRFGTGIEEFDRVLGGGLVSGGVVLIGGDPGIGKSTLLLQALANVSHMKRVLYVSGEESGAQIALRAKRLMIDARDLKLQAEIQLEKILGTLADLKPEVAVIDSIQTVYSDALSSAPGSVAQVRECAAQLTRAAKQTGVTIILVGHVTKEGALAGPRVLEHIVDTVLYFEGDNHSSFRLVRAIKNRFGAVNELGVFAMTEKGLKGVSNPSALFLSQHDNQVPGSCVMVTQEGTRPLLVEIQALVDASHLPNARRLSVGLEQNRLAMLLAVLHRHAGIAAFDQDVFINAVGGVKITEPAADLAVLLAINSSMRNKPLPRGFVVFGEVGLAGEIRPAPRGQERLREAAKLGFSIAMIPSANAPKQPIEGMTIIAVDRIDDAFNKLREIQ; encoded by the coding sequence GTGGCCAAGGCAAAAACCAATTTTGTGTGCACCGAGTGCGGCAACATCGCCACCAAGTGGACCGGCCAGTGCTCGGCTTGCCAGCAGTGGAATACCATGGTGGAGAGCGTGGTCGAGCAGGGCGGCAACAACCGCTATTCGCAGCCACAACACCTGGCGCTGGCGCAAACGGCGCCGGTGCTGTCGCTGGCCGATATCGACGCCATCGACGTGCCGCGTTTCGGCACCGGCATCGAGGAATTCGACCGCGTGCTCGGCGGCGGCCTGGTCAGCGGCGGCGTGGTGCTGATCGGCGGCGACCCCGGCATCGGCAAATCGACCTTGCTGTTGCAGGCGCTGGCCAATGTGTCGCACATGAAGCGGGTGTTATATGTAAGCGGCGAAGAATCGGGTGCGCAAATCGCGCTGCGCGCCAAGCGCCTGATGATCGACGCCCGCGATCTGAAATTGCAGGCCGAGATACAGCTGGAAAAAATCCTCGGCACGCTGGCCGACCTCAAGCCCGAAGTGGCCGTGATCGACTCGATCCAGACCGTGTATTCGGATGCGCTCAGTTCGGCGCCGGGTTCGGTGGCGCAAGTGCGCGAATGCGCGGCGCAGCTCACCCGTGCAGCAAAGCAGACCGGCGTGACCATCATCCTGGTCGGCCACGTCACCAAGGAAGGTGCGCTGGCCGGTCCGCGCGTGCTCGAGCACATCGTCGATACGGTTTTGTATTTCGAGGGCGACAACCATTCGAGCTTCCGCCTGGTGCGGGCCATTAAGAACCGCTTTGGCGCCGTCAACGAGCTCGGTGTATTTGCCATGACGGAAAAGGGCCTGAAGGGCGTCTCCAATCCGTCGGCCTTGTTCTTGTCGCAACATGATAACCAGGTGCCCGGTTCGTGCGTGATGGTCACGCAGGAAGGCACGCGCCCGCTGCTGGTGGAAATCCAGGCGCTGGTCGATGCCAGCCACTTGCCCAACGCGCGCCGGCTGTCGGTGGGCCTGGAGCAAAACCGTCTGGCCATGCTGCTGGCGGTGCTGCACCGCCATGCCGGCATTGCCGCGTTCGACCAGGACGTGTTCATCAACGCCGTGGGCGGAGTAAAAATCACCGAGCCGGCGGCCGACCTTGCCGTGCTGCTGGCGATCAATTCATCGATGCGCAACAAGCCGCTGCCGCGCGGCTTCGTGGTGTTTGGCGAAGTGGGGCTGGCCGGTGAAATCCGCCCCGCGCCGCGTGGCCAGGAGCGCTTGCGCGAAGCGGCCAAGCTCGGTTTTTCGATCGCCATGATCCCGAGCGCCAA